A region of Flavobacteriales bacterium DNA encodes the following proteins:
- the mutS gene encoding DNA mismatch repair protein MutS, translating to MKQYNAIKAKYPDALLLFRVGDFYETFGQDAVRASKVLGIVLTKRANGKASHIELAGFPHHSLETYLPKLVRAGHRVAICDQLEDPKTVKGIVKRGVTELVTPGVSFNDNVLEQKSNNFLCSLHFGEQRIGIAFLDISTGEFLVAQGNELYIKKLIKNFEPSEILFRKSYRTHFHETFGDGHCTFTMEDWVYTIQFGTEILNNHFGTKNLKGFGIAHLEEGVIAAGAALQYLTDTQHSKTAHIGSLSRIEEEKYMWVDGFTAANLEILRPNQPDGKCLLDILDRTQTAMGSRMMKRWVAFPLKERSQIEKRLESVEALLKSEKSRNDLCTSLNNISDLERLASKLSTGRINPRELLSLGRSLAEIPAIRDILNTLQTIGFKEISSMINPCSLALEMIETSISEEAPVNISKGSVIRDGFNTELDELRQLAFSGKDYLVGIQKRESEATGITSLKIGFNNVFGYFLEATNAHKDKVPDTWIRKQTLVNSERYITEELKQYEEKILGAEEKIQVLETRLYQEVLSDLQQFVISLQQNAQLLAQIDCLVSFAEVSEENQYVRPQFSEESVIQIKDGRHPVIEKSLPIGESYVSNDVYLNNQTQQILIITGPNMSGKSALLRQTALICIMGQMGCFVPAKSATLGLTDKVFSRVGASDNLAQGESTFMVEMNEAASILNNMTSQSLVILDEIGRGTSTYDGISIAMAIVEFMHEGNKARPNVLFATHYHELNELENRLERLKNFNVSVKEIGKKVLFLRKLVPGGTEHSFGIHVAKMAGMPSVVVNRAKEILSKLEDSHATESKSVKTAKKSTIENMQLSFFQLDDPVLEQVKEEIEGIDIDTLTPVEALLKLHEIKKVLGSRK from the coding sequence ATGAAGCAGTACAACGCCATTAAGGCGAAGTACCCAGATGCGTTGCTGCTTTTCCGTGTGGGCGACTTTTATGAAACCTTTGGGCAGGATGCAGTAAGAGCCTCCAAAGTGCTTGGAATCGTTCTCACGAAGCGCGCCAACGGCAAGGCCTCACACATTGAACTTGCGGGATTTCCGCACCATTCTCTTGAGACTTACCTTCCAAAATTGGTACGGGCAGGCCACAGGGTTGCCATTTGCGATCAGTTGGAGGACCCAAAGACCGTTAAGGGAATTGTGAAAAGAGGTGTTACCGAACTGGTTACTCCAGGTGTCTCTTTTAACGATAATGTGCTTGAGCAGAAATCAAACAATTTTTTGTGCAGTCTGCATTTCGGAGAACAGAGAATCGGAATCGCATTTTTGGATATTTCCACGGGCGAGTTTCTTGTGGCGCAAGGAAATGAACTCTACATCAAAAAGCTCATCAAGAATTTCGAGCCAAGTGAAATTCTTTTCCGAAAGAGTTATCGTACTCATTTCCATGAAACATTTGGTGATGGTCATTGCACCTTCACAATGGAAGATTGGGTTTATACGATTCAGTTCGGAACCGAAATTCTGAACAATCATTTCGGAACGAAAAACCTGAAAGGCTTCGGTATTGCTCACTTGGAAGAAGGCGTGATCGCTGCTGGAGCTGCTCTTCAATATCTAACCGATACCCAGCATAGCAAAACGGCCCACATCGGTTCGCTTTCGCGAATTGAGGAGGAGAAATACATGTGGGTGGATGGCTTCACAGCGGCCAACTTGGAAATTCTGCGGCCGAACCAACCAGACGGCAAATGCCTGTTGGACATTCTTGACCGGACGCAAACGGCCATGGGTTCTCGGATGATGAAACGTTGGGTGGCATTTCCGCTCAAAGAGCGTTCTCAAATAGAAAAACGACTTGAAAGCGTGGAGGCTCTGCTCAAATCCGAGAAATCGAGAAATGACCTTTGCACCAGCTTGAACAACATTTCTGACCTCGAGCGATTGGCGTCCAAGCTTTCCACGGGCCGCATCAATCCAAGAGAACTGTTATCGCTTGGTCGGTCGCTTGCCGAAATACCAGCGATCCGTGATATTCTGAATACGTTACAAACCATCGGATTCAAAGAGATCTCATCGATGATCAACCCGTGTAGCTTGGCGCTCGAAATGATTGAAACCAGCATTTCCGAAGAAGCGCCTGTCAACATCAGCAAAGGTTCAGTCATTAGAGACGGGTTCAATACCGAATTGGACGAACTGCGTCAATTGGCCTTTTCGGGGAAAGATTATTTGGTCGGAATCCAGAAGCGTGAGTCTGAAGCCACTGGAATCACCAGTCTGAAGATCGGGTTCAATAATGTGTTCGGTTACTTCCTTGAAGCCACAAATGCGCACAAGGATAAAGTTCCGGATACCTGGATCCGCAAACAGACACTTGTCAACTCCGAACGATACATCACAGAAGAACTGAAGCAGTACGAGGAAAAGATACTTGGTGCCGAAGAGAAAATTCAAGTGTTGGAGACCCGCTTGTACCAAGAAGTTCTTTCCGATCTGCAACAGTTTGTGATCTCGCTTCAGCAGAATGCCCAATTGCTGGCGCAGATCGATTGTCTCGTCTCATTTGCAGAAGTAAGCGAAGAGAATCAATACGTGCGGCCACAATTTTCGGAGGAAAGTGTCATCCAGATCAAGGATGGCCGCCATCCCGTAATTGAAAAATCGCTGCCAATTGGTGAAAGTTATGTCTCGAACGATGTTTACTTGAACAATCAAACCCAGCAGATTCTGATCATTACAGGGCCGAACATGTCTGGCAAATCAGCTTTGCTTCGCCAGACCGCTCTTATTTGTATCATGGGACAAATGGGCTGTTTTGTTCCCGCCAAAAGTGCCACATTGGGTCTCACGGATAAGGTTTTCAGCCGCGTGGGTGCTTCCGATAATCTCGCCCAAGGCGAATCGACTTTCATGGTGGAGATGAATGAAGCCGCAAGCATCCTTAATAATATGACTTCGCAGAGTCTTGTTATTCTTGATGAGATCGGGCGGGGAACCAGCACCTACGATGGCATTTCCATCGCCATGGCCATTGTGGAGTTCATGCACGAAGGCAACAAGGCAAGACCTAACGTTCTATTCGCAACGCATTACCACGAACTGAATGAACTTGAGAACAGGCTTGAACGCCTAAAGAATTTCAACGTTAGTGTAAAGGAGATCGGCAAAAAGGTATTGTTCCTTAGAAAGTTGGTTCCCGGTGGCACAGAACACAGTTTCGGGATCCATGTGGCAAAAATGGCCGGAATGCCATCTGTTGTCGTGAATCGGGCGAAAGAAATCCTAAGCAAATTGGAGGATTCGCACGCAACCGAATCGAAATCGGTGAAAACTGCCAAGAAATCCACAATTGAGAACATGCAACTGAGTTTCTTTCAACTCGATGACCCCGTTCTGGAACAAGTAAAGGAAGAAATAGAAGGCATTGATATTGATACACTTACACCTGTTGAAGCCCTCTTGAAATTGCATGAGATCAAGAAAGTTCTTGGAAGCAGAAAGTGA
- a CDS encoding phosphatase PAP2 family protein, translated as MAYLLDTILDFDEKLLLIVNGWSGSSWLDGIMILVSSKWTWIPFYIILLFMLYRKLGLPSLFWLLLAVAVMIVLTDQGSVVLFKDMFHRLRPCHNQLLLEKLNVVSGNCGGKYGFVSSHAANVFGLAILLKVVLNQNKKLMIALLFWASLIAFSRVYLGVHYPLDVFVGGVFGSLVGYLNFRLVRPVLNL; from the coding sequence TTGGCATATCTGCTTGACACTATACTTGATTTCGATGAAAAACTACTTCTCATCGTAAATGGGTGGTCTGGCAGTTCATGGCTCGATGGAATCATGATTTTGGTGAGCTCAAAATGGACTTGGATTCCATTCTACATCATATTGCTTTTCATGTTATATCGAAAGCTTGGCTTACCAAGTTTGTTCTGGTTACTACTGGCCGTTGCCGTAATGATTGTCCTTACAGATCAAGGTTCCGTGGTATTGTTCAAAGACATGTTTCACCGTCTCCGACCATGTCATAACCAACTGCTCTTAGAAAAGCTCAATGTGGTTTCAGGAAACTGTGGAGGTAAGTATGGCTTTGTTTCATCACATGCCGCGAATGTATTCGGGTTGGCAATTTTGTTGAAGGTAGTGTTGAATCAGAATAAAAAGTTGATGATCGCATTGTTGTTTTGGGCGTCGTTAATTGCATTCAGCAGGGTTTATTTAGGGGTTCATTATCCGCTTGATGTTTTTGTAGGGGGGGTATTCGGGTCACTCGTGGGTTATCTGAATTTTCGACTTGTCAGACCAGTATTGAATTTATGA
- the dnaN gene encoding DNA polymerase III subunit beta: protein MKFIVSSQLLLKNLQAISGVVSTSNTLPILDNFLFDIAESKLTISGSDLETTMTTSLEVTSKETGQVAIPARILLDLLKSFPDTPLTFSVNKDTHAVRFTSEYGEYNVAGLNGEEFPKAPELEASASTVVPSDLLARAISKTIFAAGNDELRPVMSGVYFELSPESVTFVSTDAHKLVKYGRTDAKADAGASFIMPKKPLNLLKNVLATEEADVTIEYNDTNAKFSFGDVTLVCRLIDGRYPNYEAVIPKENPNVLTVNRGQFLNSVKRVSYFSNKTTHQVRLKIAGSELHVSAEDPDFSNNADERLTCNYKGDDMSIGFNSRFLMEMLSNLETDEIVLEMSEPNRAGILLPAETVVEGEQVLMLVMPVMLNN, encoded by the coding sequence ATGAAATTCATTGTATCCAGTCAGTTGCTGCTAAAGAATCTGCAGGCGATAAGTGGCGTTGTAAGCACCAGCAATACGCTACCGATTCTCGATAATTTCCTATTCGATATTGCTGAAAGCAAATTGACCATTTCGGGTTCTGACCTTGAAACCACGATGACCACCAGTTTGGAGGTCACTTCGAAGGAAACCGGACAGGTGGCCATTCCTGCACGTATCCTTTTGGATCTTTTGAAGAGCTTCCCTGACACGCCTCTCACCTTCTCGGTGAACAAGGACACGCACGCGGTCCGGTTCACATCAGAATATGGAGAATACAACGTGGCAGGATTGAACGGTGAAGAGTTCCCGAAAGCTCCTGAGTTGGAAGCTTCGGCTTCTACTGTCGTTCCATCAGATCTGTTGGCGCGCGCCATCAGCAAAACCATCTTTGCTGCTGGAAACGATGAGCTCCGCCCGGTGATGTCCGGAGTTTATTTCGAATTGAGTCCAGAGAGCGTGACCTTCGTTTCTACCGATGCGCACAAATTGGTAAAGTATGGCAGAACGGATGCAAAAGCAGATGCTGGCGCAAGCTTCATCATGCCTAAAAAGCCATTGAATCTGCTGAAGAACGTGCTTGCCACAGAGGAGGCCGATGTAACCATCGAATACAACGATACCAATGCAAAATTCAGCTTTGGCGATGTGACCTTGGTGTGCCGACTGATCGATGGCCGTTACCCGAACTATGAGGCGGTTATCCCGAAAGAAAACCCGAACGTATTGACTGTGAATCGGGGTCAGTTCCTGAACTCGGTGAAGCGTGTTTCTTACTTCTCGAACAAAACAACACACCAAGTGCGTTTGAAGATAGCCGGAAGCGAATTGCATGTTTCTGCCGAAGACCCCGATTTCTCGAACAATGCTGATGAGCGATTGACATGCAATTACAAAGGCGATGATATGTCCATTGGTTTCAACTCACGTTTTCTGATGGAAATGTTGAGCAACCTGGAAACAGATGAGATTGTGTTGGAAATGAGCGAGCCTAACCGTGCTGGAATTCTTCTTCCTGCCGAAACAGTGGTTGAAGGTGAGCAGGTTTTGATGCTGGTGATGCCAGTAATGCTCAACAACTGA
- the crcB gene encoding fluoride efflux transporter CrcB yields the protein MNMSYLLVFIGGGLGSLSRYIVSIISLKAFGGIIPIGTFISNLVSCVVLAVTIELLRRSGSDNPMLRSLILIGFCGGFSTFSTFSFETVQLIKNGNHLVAAGNVIVSVAVCLILIYKLTK from the coding sequence ATGAACATGAGTTATCTATTGGTTTTTATTGGTGGTGGACTTGGATCTTTGTCCCGTTACATCGTGTCCATAATCTCCTTAAAGGCCTTTGGTGGCATCATCCCGATAGGGACGTTCATCAGCAATTTGGTGAGTTGTGTCGTACTTGCTGTTACTATTGAGTTGTTGCGGAGGTCGGGCTCCGATAACCCGATGCTCAGGTCGCTTATATTGATAGGGTTCTGTGGTGGGTTCAGTACCTTTTCCACGTTCAGTTTTGAGACGGTTCAGCTAATAAAAAACGGCAACCATTTGGTTGCCGCTGGAAACGTGATCGTAAGTGTCGCTGTTTGTCTGATTCTTATCTACAAGCTGACCAAGTAA
- a CDS encoding threonine aldolase, with the protein MIIDLRSDTVTKPTPAMLEFMFNTEVGDDVFGEDPTVNELQAEAAEMFGMEAGLFCPSGTMTNQIAIKVHTQPGDEVICEAGAHIHYYEGGGIAFNSGASTKPIDGIRGVFSSEQLLESLRPQNVHFPRTSLVCIENTCNRGGGKIFPFDEILRIREVCDRNGLKLHLDGARLFNAMVEGDRKPKDFGRTFDSISICLSKGLGAPVGSLLLGKKDFIHRALRVRKVLGGGMRQGGYMAAAGLFALRNNVERLVKDHQVAKMIGKQLSEVEYVQSVLEVETNIVVFELKPNVHCNEFLSYLGSKEILAFEVGPQRIRFVFHLSLPEDSQTRITQVLKDYSSSDS; encoded by the coding sequence ATGATCATTGACCTTCGTAGCGATACTGTAACCAAACCAACTCCAGCAATGTTGGAGTTCATGTTCAATACTGAGGTTGGCGATGACGTTTTTGGTGAAGACCCGACAGTAAACGAACTACAAGCCGAAGCTGCGGAAATGTTCGGCATGGAGGCTGGGTTGTTCTGCCCAAGTGGTACGATGACAAATCAAATTGCGATCAAGGTCCATACGCAACCTGGCGATGAGGTGATCTGCGAAGCTGGTGCTCACATTCACTATTATGAAGGTGGTGGAATTGCATTTAATTCAGGTGCTTCGACAAAACCAATTGATGGCATTCGAGGTGTTTTCTCATCTGAGCAACTCTTGGAATCTCTGCGACCCCAAAATGTCCATTTTCCAAGGACTTCGCTGGTCTGCATTGAGAACACTTGCAATCGAGGTGGTGGAAAGATCTTTCCATTCGATGAGATTCTAAGAATTCGTGAAGTCTGTGACCGCAACGGACTGAAGTTGCATTTGGATGGTGCAAGACTTTTCAATGCTATGGTTGAAGGTGATCGGAAACCGAAAGATTTTGGAAGGACCTTCGACTCCATCTCAATCTGTCTCAGTAAAGGTTTGGGCGCTCCCGTAGGATCCTTGCTGTTAGGCAAGAAGGATTTTATTCACCGAGCATTGCGCGTAAGAAAGGTGCTTGGAGGCGGCATGCGGCAAGGCGGTTACATGGCAGCTGCAGGTCTATTCGCACTCCGAAACAATGTTGAACGACTTGTGAAGGACCACCAAGTTGCCAAGATGATCGGGAAACAACTATCTGAAGTTGAATATGTGCAATCGGTGCTTGAGGTTGAAACAAACATCGTAGTGTTTGAATTGAAGCCAAATGTGCATTGCAATGAGTTTCTCAGCTACTTGGGGTCAAAAGAGATTCTTGCGTTCGAGGTCGGGCCTCAACGGATCCGATTCGTGTTCCATTTGAGCTTACCGGAAGATAGCCAGACCCGCATCACGCAGGTCTTGAAGGACTATTCCTCGTCCGATTCCTGA
- a CDS encoding T9SS type A sorting domain-containing protein gives MKKAYLILFSLATVTVFGQQRPTSAPNATYMGEELPVNDANEYDDCAAPNAQHSRHTGMAVQRGGYLWHEDFGNGFPAGWAIDDISGICPWKWTTNGSHGYWNGNNAADYADPISSTTASNGFLICDPDSANHFTYGQPSGSTYQYLESYFATNKIDLGASYPSLLLEFEQSFRFNNSVDMEVQVSVDSTNWTTYTVQGSVNNNTASDDPDIVSLNISGTVGNSPSFYLRIGWNARVYFWMIDDMRVVEGYTNDLAMTEVWHGDISNAFEYQKIPLSQVQEVVIGAACVNQGGVPQTNAVYSYDINDGSSSVASGTFSASTASIASVARDTTWYSTGFTPSAVGTYTVTVSVAADSTDEVMSNNEMTSTFDVTDFIYGHDDENNIQFQVSGGEDNNMDANEYKIALYYEIVQDVTLTAVQTAFGSNTTTSSCIIEVFDAINNQSLDDPLITEVYDLQAGDVSSSGAPDLVNMPLDGGNGVELPAGVYLISIGNTGVGEDLWFLASDGDDDRAQLRYGPFGSGGAINWYTGYTTSPIIRANFDPSVGIRENEDVTAVQIYPNPVTDNLTVRFEAKDDQDLTIRVLNVAGEIVLSSQSKTKAGQRITKNFNVQNLAAGVYMVQIQGATSSFTKRVVVQ, from the coding sequence ATGAAAAAAGCTTACTTGATTCTTTTCAGTTTGGCCACGGTTACCGTTTTTGGCCAACAGCGGCCAACATCCGCGCCTAACGCAACCTACATGGGAGAAGAACTGCCCGTTAATGATGCCAACGAGTATGACGATTGCGCTGCTCCTAACGCCCAGCATTCCCGTCATACCGGTATGGCTGTGCAACGAGGTGGTTATCTATGGCACGAAGACTTTGGAAATGGTTTCCCCGCAGGGTGGGCCATTGACGATATTTCTGGCATTTGTCCCTGGAAGTGGACCACGAACGGTTCGCACGGCTATTGGAACGGGAACAATGCTGCCGACTATGCTGACCCGATCAGTTCTACAACCGCTTCCAATGGCTTCCTGATATGCGACCCGGATTCGGCCAATCATTTCACGTACGGTCAGCCTTCGGGTTCTACCTACCAATATCTTGAGTCATATTTTGCCACTAACAAAATTGATCTCGGTGCATCTTATCCGAGTCTTTTATTGGAATTTGAGCAGAGTTTCCGCTTCAATAATAGCGTTGACATGGAGGTTCAGGTAAGTGTTGACTCTACGAACTGGACGACCTACACGGTGCAGGGTAGCGTGAACAACAATACGGCTTCGGATGACCCAGATATTGTGAGCTTGAATATTTCAGGAACAGTCGGTAATTCACCGTCATTCTACTTGCGGATCGGCTGGAATGCCCGCGTGTATTTCTGGATGATAGATGATATGCGTGTGGTTGAAGGCTACACCAACGATCTTGCCATGACAGAAGTTTGGCACGGAGATATTTCTAATGCGTTTGAGTACCAGAAAATTCCATTGTCCCAGGTTCAGGAAGTTGTAATTGGGGCTGCCTGTGTCAATCAAGGAGGAGTTCCGCAAACAAATGCCGTTTACAGCTATGACATCAATGATGGCTCAAGTTCAGTGGCTTCAGGTACCTTTTCTGCCTCTACTGCCAGTATTGCTTCCGTTGCACGAGACACCACATGGTATTCTACTGGGTTCACCCCAAGCGCGGTTGGAACATATACAGTAACAGTCTCTGTAGCTGCTGACTCGACAGATGAAGTGATGTCAAATAATGAAATGACCTCAACATTTGATGTTACTGATTTCATTTATGGTCATGATGATGAGAATAATATTCAGTTTCAGGTTTCCGGTGGCGAGGACAACAACATGGATGCGAACGAGTACAAGATCGCTCTGTACTATGAGATTGTCCAAGATGTGACGCTTACGGCCGTGCAGACCGCTTTTGGTAGCAATACCACCACGTCAAGTTGCATAATCGAAGTATTTGATGCAATCAACAATCAAAGTCTTGATGATCCGTTGATCACCGAGGTATACGACCTTCAGGCTGGTGATGTAAGTAGCAGTGGAGCACCAGATCTTGTGAACATGCCATTGGACGGTGGAAACGGGGTCGAACTTCCAGCAGGAGTCTACCTCATCAGCATAGGAAATACCGGAGTTGGCGAAGATCTTTGGTTCCTTGCGAGCGATGGGGATGATGACCGTGCCCAACTTCGTTACGGGCCGTTTGGGTCAGGAGGAGCCATTAATTGGTATACCGGCTATACAACCTCTCCGATCATCAGAGCCAATTTCGATCCTTCTGTGGGAATCCGCGAAAACGAGGATGTGACAGCAGTTCAGATTTATCCGAATCCGGTCACAGATAATCTCACGGTCCGTTTCGAGGCAAAGGATGATCAAGACCTTACCATTCGAGTATTGAACGTAGCTGGTGAGATAGTTCTTTCTTCTCAATCAAAGACAAAGGCGGGTCAGAGGATCACCAAGAACTTCAATGTTCAAAATCTGGCTGCTGGCGTTTACATGGTTCAGATTCAGGGAGCAACATCCTCCTTTACAAAGCGCGTGGTTGTGCAATAA
- a CDS encoding TrmH family RNA methyltransferase translates to MNELGRKTLSEFKRADKIAVTVVLDDVRSLHNVGSVFRTADAFSIEGIILCGITACPPHREIEKTALGATESVHWEHQKDIIQALNELRSDDYTICGIEQVAGSVELQNYQVKPHSKLAVVFGNEVKGVSQEVLNLCDEFIEIPQSGTKHSLNISVSAGIVLWELYRQFGELS, encoded by the coding sequence ATGAATGAACTCGGAAGAAAGACACTTTCGGAGTTTAAGAGAGCGGACAAGATCGCAGTAACTGTGGTATTGGATGATGTCAGAAGCCTGCATAATGTGGGCTCCGTTTTCAGAACAGCAGATGCTTTCAGTATTGAAGGAATCATTCTCTGTGGAATTACTGCTTGTCCGCCTCATCGAGAGATTGAGAAAACGGCTTTAGGTGCTACGGAGTCTGTCCATTGGGAACATCAAAAGGACATCATTCAAGCGTTGAATGAATTGAGGTCGGACGATTACACGATCTGTGGCATTGAACAGGTTGCGGGAAGCGTTGAACTTCAGAATTACCAGGTGAAACCACATTCAAAACTTGCGGTTGTCTTCGGCAATGAGGTGAAAGGTGTTTCTCAGGAAGTATTGAATTTGTGCGATGAATTCATCGAAATTCCGCAAAGCGGCACCAAGCACTCCTTGAATATCTCAGTTTCCGCTGGAATAGTTCTTTGGGAACTGTATCGTCAGTTTGGTGAGTTGTCCTAA
- a CDS encoding T9SS type A sorting domain-containing protein: MRFGIIAGVLFLLQTAVHAQVTDTLGYASFYSFSDTLYDSPNGGYAFGNNGYGDKAKAESYYYESPFVLRKVWLGFGAVQNNSGDANSVVRVTVYDNHGFGVTQYGESDSIAPDSIIAFVDVPVSDLLANGELTEVSFDSDTIVIRDRFSVGIDLTHLSVGDTVGLMSTMDGDAMGATNSWELTAGNTWFTVGQQDYSWGLDVDLAIFPLIDAEDPAGVLNMDRIAMQLYPNPATHQFYIEGIFDGAVAVDVFDLAGKRVLTTTVTNARNIIDIEPLPTGMYAVVVSGDSFRVSKKLLKY, translated from the coding sequence ATGAGATTCGGAATTATTGCAGGTGTTCTTTTTCTGTTACAGACTGCGGTTCATGCACAGGTCACCGATACGCTGGGCTACGCTTCATTCTATTCGTTCAGCGATACGCTATATGATTCTCCCAACGGTGGTTATGCATTCGGCAACAACGGTTATGGAGATAAGGCCAAGGCAGAGTCATACTATTACGAATCACCATTTGTTCTGCGTAAGGTCTGGTTGGGCTTTGGTGCTGTTCAGAATAATTCGGGTGATGCCAATTCTGTTGTTCGTGTAACGGTTTATGACAATCATGGCTTTGGTGTCACGCAATACGGAGAGTCCGATTCCATTGCTCCTGATAGTATCATTGCGTTTGTTGATGTACCTGTATCAGATCTGTTGGCAAACGGAGAGCTTACGGAGGTGAGTTTCGATTCAGATACGATCGTCATCAGAGATCGATTTTCGGTAGGTATAGACCTCACACATTTGAGTGTTGGAGATACGGTCGGATTGATGTCAACCATGGATGGTGATGCAATGGGAGCAACCAATTCTTGGGAATTGACAGCCGGAAATACATGGTTCACGGTGGGTCAACAGGATTATTCATGGGGACTTGATGTAGACTTGGCCATATTTCCATTGATAGATGCGGAAGACCCGGCCGGTGTTCTTAATATGGACCGGATTGCAATGCAACTTTATCCAAATCCCGCTACCCATCAGTTTTATATAGAAGGAATCTTTGATGGTGCTGTAGCGGTAGACGTCTTTGACCTGGCGGGAAAGCGAGTGCTGACAACTACGGTCACCAATGCCAGAAACATCATCGATATTGAACCGTTGCCGACAGGAATGTATGCCGTGGTGGTCAGCGGAGATTCATTCAGGGTGTCCAAAAAGCTGTTGAAATACTGA
- a CDS encoding DeoR family transcriptional regulator, with translation MQLTDRQQQIIDIIASLGQASISEVKALLREDISQPTLNRDLAKLVKEKALIKSGKARAVTYRVSDHYKLFAPIDAGNYFEQEPDKRADSPQFSFGVFDVLKDADLFTKEEKLFLQELKAEYQQNISDISPTLLQKETERLTIELSWKSAQIEGNTYSLLETERLFAEKETAKNRTREETIMLLNHKDVLDYILQNPKIGVEISVRLIEEIHSILIKNLQVTRNIRSRSVGITGTAYRPLDNEFQIREHLEKMCKLINACETGFEKALLAIVLISYIQPFEDGNKRTARIIGNALLLADDACPLSYRSVDSLYYKKAMLLFYEQNNLSTFKELFIGQCEFGVKNYFR, from the coding sequence ATGCAATTGACGGACAGACAGCAACAGATAATCGACATCATTGCCTCACTTGGTCAAGCTTCCATATCGGAGGTCAAAGCGCTTCTGAGGGAGGACATCAGTCAGCCGACCCTGAACCGTGACCTGGCAAAACTGGTCAAGGAAAAGGCATTGATAAAGTCCGGTAAGGCCAGAGCCGTCACGTATCGTGTTTCTGACCACTACAAACTGTTTGCTCCCATAGATGCTGGCAATTACTTTGAACAGGAACCTGACAAACGAGCGGATTCTCCTCAATTCAGCTTCGGGGTCTTTGATGTATTGAAAGATGCCGACCTGTTCACGAAGGAAGAGAAACTCTTCCTACAGGAACTGAAAGCTGAATACCAGCAGAACATTTCTGACATATCTCCAACGCTTCTTCAGAAGGAAACCGAACGACTGACCATAGAACTGAGTTGGAAATCTGCCCAGATCGAGGGGAACACCTATTCGCTTTTGGAAACAGAGCGGCTGTTTGCCGAAAAGGAAACCGCCAAGAACCGTACGCGTGAAGAAACCATTATGCTTCTGAATCATAAAGATGTACTGGATTACATTCTACAAAACCCGAAGATCGGAGTAGAAATTTCGGTGCGACTGATCGAGGAAATCCACTCAATCCTTATCAAGAATCTTCAAGTAACCAGAAATATCCGTTCGCGAAGCGTGGGTATTACGGGAACAGCTTACCGCCCACTGGACAATGAGTTTCAGATTCGGGAACATCTGGAAAAGATGTGTAAATTGATCAACGCCTGCGAAACCGGTTTTGAAAAGGCACTTTTGGCAATCGTACTCATTTCCTACATCCAACCATTTGAGGACGGAAACAAGCGCACCGCCCGAATCATTGGAAATGCGTTGCTTCTGGCAGATGATGCGTGTCCTCTTTCTTACCGCAGCGTGGATTCGCTATACTACAAAAAGGCGATGCTGTTGTTCTATGAACAGAATAATCTTTCTACGTTCAAGGAGCTATTCATCGGACAATGTGAGTTCGGGGTGAAGAACTACTTCCGTTAA